The window CGAACTTCATGTTTAAGAGTATTGGTCTCTGGTTCGATAAGCCAATAGGTGTTTTGAGTAAAAGACATACCAGAATTCATTACCTTAGTAAATACGCTATTTTCATCAGGGTCATATCTTAAACATAATCGATTTTCAAGTCCTGCAATAATGCTTGCTAAATTTGATGTTGGTGGAAATTTTTCTGAGTAAATAACAACTCCATGAATAAACGGTTCAAATAATTTTAGCAATTCAAACCAATTCCCTACTTTTTCAATTTTGGCACTTTCCAACCAACTACCGGATTTTGTCAGTTCATTCCACCAAAAATCATCCGCATCTTTCAGGAAACGAACGAACAACCGAGGTTCTGCACGATTGACAATCCCTTGTAAAGATGCTAATACATGTCCTGTGTCCCAGATTTCCTTTGTATTTTCCTCTACTTTCAATTCTTTTCCATGTGCCCATGTAAAATCGTAATAGTAGATATTTGTTCCTGTTAATACAACACAAAGCATGACAGAAGAAATAAAATATGACATGATAAAAACTTTCTTACAAATTGAAAAGGGTCGTTTTTTTATTTTATTTCGCGAATTCGTATATTTCGGAATTCAACCTGAGAGCCATGTCCAAGTAAGGCGATATGGCCTGAGGTATTTCGTAAACCGAGGTGGTCTTTCTCATCGGGGGTAGGTTTACTTGCTAACTCATTTAGATTTGCTTTCAAAATTTCAACGCCATTGACACGAACAGATATATCCATTCCTTGAAGCACGATTTCTTCCTGATTCCATTCTCCACATTTTTTTAATGGAGCAGGTTTATCTGGCGGTAACACGCCATAGATAGCCCCATGATATTGATATGGCTTTAAGCCACGACTTTCAGGTGCTGTATCATCAAGGATTTGTATTTCCATTCCATCGTATGCGGCGTGTTTCATATATGGCACACGTAGGCCAATCCCATTATTGGCTCCAGGCGTTAGTTTAAATTCAAAACGAAGTATGAAATTTGCATATTGCTTCTCTGAGAATAGATTTAGATGACACGTGGGCAGACACACTAATTTGCCGTACTTTGCGGAGAAACCTTTTGTATATCCGCTCCAACCTGTGAGGTCTTTTCCATTAAAAATAGGCACAAATTGATTGTCATCTTCATAGGTCACAGGCAAGATATTCGTGGCTTTTCTACAACGTTCTATATGCTTATTTATCGTTTCTTTCACAGCCTCGTCAGTAATGGCATTAAGTATGTTTTCCAAATATGGAATTAAATCCTTCCCGACTAATCCATTTTCATTATTCTTATCAGGTAGAGCAATACGAAGTAATGTTTTATTGGCAACTTCTGAAAAGGCGGGGTTCTTTGTATATGGTGCAACGGCGATAAACGCCTCTGTTGTATGTATTCCTCCAAGAATATTAAACATATCGTTAGCGTTTTCTGGGACAAGTTCAATACCTTGCTGGCATAGCCATATTTTTTCATCAATGGCTAATCCGTTTAATGAAAGGAATCGGATAAAAACCTTCCATGCCTCATTTTTATATGGATGATTTGGATTGGCTCGGAAGAATGTTAGTATCTTTTCAGATGGTTCTACATTTTCCCATAAAGCAAGGGCAGACAAAGCATTTTCTATCTTTGTTTTATTCTCTTCTTTTTGGTGCGGTAGATTTAACCATGAAAAGACAAAATCTTCTCCCATCTTGTCTCCGACTTTCGCAAGAATAGAAAGTAAAGTGGGATATTGTTCTGGTTTTGATTTTTCTATTATTGCGATAAGCGGTTTACAACGGTCTTGGTCTTCTTCTCGCTTTAATATCTGGACGATAGCATCTGCATATTCCTCTTTTTGAGAATTTTTCGGGTTCATTACCTCTTTCAGCAATATATTTACTTCCTTTTTAGTGCCCATATTGCCCAGAGCATCAAATGCGGATTGTTGAATTTTCATATCTTTATTCCTGGTCTGTTTCCAGGCAAACTTAAAATATTTCGTTGCCTGCCGTTCGGAGAGGATATTTAACGCAGTAACAAGTTGCTCTCCTTTTAATTTCTTCAACATAGAACCGATATGGGACTCCGTTTCCTTCGGTTCTGTCTGAAGTAATGCTTGTTGAAGGGCTGTTAGTTCTGACCTTTCCTGTGCATTTGCAAGATGTTTAACAAGATTATCTATTGATTTGCTTTTATCTAAACGAACCAATGTTTGTATCGCCTTGATACGCATCTGCACATCGGAATGTTTCAAAACAGGTACCACCGCAGGCAGAAAGAAATCATCCGGACATTGACTTACTGCATCTAAAACTTGGTATAGCTCGTCTCCAGAACTTCTGAGCAAAGCCTCCTTCAAAATATTCTTGCTTTCTTTTGAATTGAGATAGGCTAAGTGTCGTAGAGCCACACCACGAACGTCTCGGTTAGGGTTATATATTTCTCGGGCAAATAAATCGAGAACGTCCTTTGGTGGTGCGTAAGTGAACATCCGCAGAACGGCACATTGAACCCACGAATTATTCTCCTGCTTCGCCTGTAACAAGATTTTCTCCAACATTTCTTTTTGTTGTTGAGTAATACCGTTTTGTCTTATGGTTCTTTCTATTTGTGAGAATAGTAAAGAATATGCTTGCATTCGTGTTCGAGACTCTGATGAATTTAAGTCCGATTTTATTTGTTCATAAAATTTCTGAGAATTTGGTTCGAGTTGCGATAAGGTAATAAGAATTGACTGCCGTACTTCTGAGGATGCAGAGGGTAGAAGTGCTTCTAATGATGGGATTATTTCCGTACGACCCATACCTGCAAATGCCTGTATAATCCCCAGCTGACATCTCCCTTCTGAATGAGGAAGTTGTTCTGCAAGCTGTTGGAAAGACACATCGTTATTAATAGTTTCTAAGGCACGTATTGCATAGTCACATAAGTCCGTATCACCAAGATACTCTGTTATTGCATCAACGGCTAATGGATTACCCAGAATTTGAAGTTCACTTATAAGAAACGCTTTAATTTGTTTATCTTGAATTTTACGTAATGCTGTAGCATAGGCTTTTGCCAACATATTTTGTGCGTCTATCGGTTGAGTTGATGCATAATTCACAAGCATACGCACCAGCAATCGAGCATTCTTATCATCTCCTTGAGGTTTAATATAACCGCAGATACCAATAATAGCGGGCTCGCCCTGCTGAAATATCTCTGCACATAAATTATTTGCCTCTGCAAGAGAAATGTTCCCAGCCTTCTCAATCCATGTTTCAATCTCGGCTCCGTTAGAAATTGAAATAAAAATTAATAATGTTATTATTAGTGTGAAAAGTATTCTATAAAGCATTTTTTAACCTCCTTATACTTGTAAAGTCCAAGGTGCACGCATTGGTTGGTCAACTAAACGATTGGCTTCTTCATCATCAATAAATAATTGTTTAACAGGGTCAAATCGGAGACTTCTTCCTAATTGCATAGCAATTTTTGCCAGATTCACAATCGTACATGAACGATGTCCATTACTTTCATTTAATGGGAATTTCTCACGGGTACGGACAGAATGAGCAAAATCACAAGGTAGAGGTTCAGGATTAGGTAAAGATGCCAACTTTTTCTCAAAGCCAGGAATATCAGACTTTAATCCGGGATACAGTTTCCCTTTTGGTCCTTCGATATAAGGCAAGCCTGGTTTTCCTTCACCATCGAGAACGATTTCACATCCATCTTCATACCGTAACCGAATCCAACGGAAAGAACTCACCGCATCGGGATGTTGCGGTGGTGCATCTACTTCTATTTCGATTGGGCTGGTATCATCCTTTCCTAATAAGTATTGAACTGGGTCGAGATAATGCTGTCCCATATCTCCTAAACCACCTCCGTCATAGTCCCAATACCCTCGAAACGTTCCATGAACTCGATGTGGATGATAAGGCTTATATGGGGCTGGTCCAAGCCAGAAATCATAATCTAATTCAGTAGGGACAGGTTGTGGTTCTATATTGGTTAAGCCAGACCAGAAAAACTTCCATGTAAATCCTGTAGATTCCCCTACATTTACTTTTAATGGCCAACCTAACATTCCACTATCAACAACTTTTTTTATCTCATAAGCAGTTGTTCCAAATCCGTAGAACGTGTCTTTCATTCGAAACCATGTGTTTAATCGGAAAATACGTCCATATCTCTGCACTGCCTCTACCACTTTTTTACCTTCTCCGATAGTTCGGGTCATTGGCTTTTCACACCAAATATCTTTTCCAGCTCGGGCTGAATCTACTGATATAATGGCATGCCAGTGTGGAGGTGTTGCGATATGGATAATATCAATATCTTCACGGGCAAGTACCTCTCGATAATCTTTATAGCCTTTAACATCAGGTCCTGCTTTTTGAAGTGCATTTTTTAAGTGATTTTCATCAACATCGCAGACCGCAAGCAGTCGAGCACCTGGGTAATCAATGTGTCCCATACCCATTCCGCCAACGCCAATAATTGCACGAGTCAACTCTTCGTTTGGCGAAGCATACGCTTTACCACCTAAGATTCGGCGAGGTAAAACCATAAAGCTAAGTCCAGCTGAACCTGCTATTTTTAGGAATTGCCGTCGCGTTGTTTTCTTCAATGACATAACTTTTCCTCCAACAAATCAATAACTAAATTTATATTATTTTGAAAGGTTCTCTTATTATGAAAAATTACTATCGTTTAATACAAAATACAAGTTGCTTTATCTAAAAAGAAATAAATTCAAGGTGCCAAAAAGGTCTCCAATTCTATTTTTTTCACGTATGAAATAATAATCTGCATTGAAACATTTATATTATAAGAGTTAAAATATAATGTTAAATATTATTTACTAATTTTTAGAATTCACAGATTTTATTTAATTTATTGAAATTAAAACTTATATTTTTTTAAGGAATAGCAGTTGAAATATCTTATTCTTGTAGGAGATGGGATGGCAGATTATCCCCTTCCTGAATTAGAGGGGAAAACGCCATTACAGGTAGCGGAAACTCCTGCCATGGATGAAGTTGCATCCCGTGGCATGTTAGGACTTTTTTGTCCCATTCCTGACGGACTTCCCCCAGGAAGTGATATAGGTAATCTTTCATTATTCGGTTTTGACCCACGCACCTGTTTTACAGGTCGGGCTCCTTTAGAAGCGGCAAGGCAAGGGATTCGACTCAATCCGACTCAGGTAGCTTTCCGTTGCAATATCGTATCACTTCAAAATGGGAAAATGCGGGATTTTACTGCGGGACATATTCCTACAGACAAGGCAACTATCCTGATTAAAGATATTGGCGAGGTAATAGCGAAAGAATTTCCAGTAAATTTTTATCCTGGGGTAAGTTATCGGCATCTCGCAGTAATTGACACAGGAGAAGATTTTACAGTAGAAGATTTGGAGAAAACGGATTGTACACCACCTCATGATATTACCGACCAGAGTTGGCAAGATTTTTTGCCTAAAGGACCGTGTGGTTCTTTGTTACAATCTATCATGACAGAATCACAAAAATTACTTCCACAACATCCTATTTCTCAAGAACGGGTCCAGCATGGCGAACCGGAACCGAATTCGTTTTGGCTCTGGGGACAAGGTAGAACACCACAAATAAAGACATTTAAGGAGATGTTTAACCTTCACGGGGTCGTTATTTCAGCAGTTGACCTTGTAAAAGGCATTGGGATTTGTGCTGGTTTGGAGTCGATAGATGTTCCTGGGGCAACAGGTTGGATTGATACCAATTACAAAGGTAAAATTGAAACCGCTTTAGACGCTTTGGCGAGGGTTGATTTCGCTTTTGTTCATATAGAAGCACCAGACGAATCAGCACATCAAGGAGACTTAAACCTTAAGATAAAAGCCATTGAGGATTTTGATAAGAATATTGTTCGACCTGCATTAGAATTTGTAAAACATTCTCCAGATGAGATTCGATTATTTGTTGCCCCTGACCATATTACTGCTTTGTCTACTCGAACCCATGCCCCTGGACCTGTCCCATTTGCTATGTGCGGACCTGGTATCGAATCCTACGGAATGAGTGAATATCATGAATTCTCTGCAAAGGGCACAGGAATAATTTATACGGAAGCTCATGAACTCATTAAACACTTTTTGCTGGGTTCACCTTTTTACATAGGAAAAAACATCACTTCCTAAAACCCACCTTAGTAAATAATTAATTTCATATAACTTACAACATTTATATTAATATACAATACAGAAATGGAGATTTAATATATGAACAAAGTCACAAATAAAGAAACGATTGAGATATATGATACGACTCTACGTGATGGGGCACAGGGACCAGGTATCAAGTTTTCTATGGATGACCAGATACGGGTACTTCATGCTTTAGATGAGTTAGGAATTCATTATATCGAGGCAGGACAGCCTGCATCTAACCCCAAAGCGGAGATTATTTTTAATAAAGCAAAACAACTAAACTTAAAAAATTCTAAGATTGTTGCTTTCGGAAGTACTCGACATCCGAAATCTCGTGTCCATGAGGACCCTAATATAAATGCTTTACTTCGTGCGGAAACAGAAATTGTTACAATTTTTGCTAAATCGTCTGCAATGCATGTCCAAGAAGTCTTAGGTGTATCGCTGGATGAAAATTTGAAGTTGATAGA of the Candidatus Hydrogenedens sp. genome contains:
- a CDS encoding cofactor-independent phosphoglycerate mutase, whose protein sequence is MKYLILVGDGMADYPLPELEGKTPLQVAETPAMDEVASRGMLGLFCPIPDGLPPGSDIGNLSLFGFDPRTCFTGRAPLEAARQGIRLNPTQVAFRCNIVSLQNGKMRDFTAGHIPTDKATILIKDIGEVIAKEFPVNFYPGVSYRHLAVIDTGEDFTVEDLEKTDCTPPHDITDQSWQDFLPKGPCGSLLQSIMTESQKLLPQHPISQERVQHGEPEPNSFWLWGQGRTPQIKTFKEMFNLHGVVISAVDLVKGIGICAGLESIDVPGATGWIDTNYKGKIETALDALARVDFAFVHIEAPDESAHQGDLNLKIKAIEDFDKNIVRPALEFVKHSPDEIRLFVAPDHITALSTRTHAPGPVPFAMCGPGIESYGMSEYHEFSAKGTGIIYTEAHELIKHFLLGSPFYIGKNITS
- a CDS encoding Gfo/Idh/MocA family oxidoreductase, coding for MSLKKTTRRQFLKIAGSAGLSFMVLPRRILGGKAYASPNEELTRAIIGVGGMGMGHIDYPGARLLAVCDVDENHLKNALQKAGPDVKGYKDYREVLAREDIDIIHIATPPHWHAIISVDSARAGKDIWCEKPMTRTIGEGKKVVEAVQRYGRIFRLNTWFRMKDTFYGFGTTAYEIKKVVDSGMLGWPLKVNVGESTGFTWKFFWSGLTNIEPQPVPTELDYDFWLGPAPYKPYHPHRVHGTFRGYWDYDGGGLGDMGQHYLDPVQYLLGKDDTSPIEIEVDAPPQHPDAVSSFRWIRLRYEDGCEIVLDGEGKPGLPYIEGPKGKLYPGLKSDIPGFEKKLASLPNPEPLPCDFAHSVRTREKFPLNESNGHRSCTIVNLAKIAMQLGRSLRFDPVKQLFIDDEEANRLVDQPMRAPWTLQV
- a CDS encoding DUF1080 domain-containing protein, producing the protein MLYRILFTLIITLLIFISISNGAEIETWIEKAGNISLAEANNLCAEIFQQGEPAIIGICGYIKPQGDDKNARLLVRMLVNYASTQPIDAQNMLAKAYATALRKIQDKQIKAFLISELQILGNPLAVDAITEYLGDTDLCDYAIRALETINNDVSFQQLAEQLPHSEGRCQLGIIQAFAGMGRTEIIPSLEALLPSASSEVRQSILITLSQLEPNSQKFYEQIKSDLNSSESRTRMQAYSLLFSQIERTIRQNGITQQQKEMLEKILLQAKQENNSWVQCAVLRMFTYAPPKDVLDLFAREIYNPNRDVRGVALRHLAYLNSKESKNILKEALLRSSGDELYQVLDAVSQCPDDFFLPAVVPVLKHSDVQMRIKAIQTLVRLDKSKSIDNLVKHLANAQERSELTALQQALLQTEPKETESHIGSMLKKLKGEQLVTALNILSERQATKYFKFAWKQTRNKDMKIQQSAFDALGNMGTKKEVNILLKEVMNPKNSQKEEYADAIVQILKREEDQDRCKPLIAIIEKSKPEQYPTLLSILAKVGDKMGEDFVFSWLNLPHQKEENKTKIENALSALALWENVEPSEKILTFFRANPNHPYKNEAWKVFIRFLSLNGLAIDEKIWLCQQGIELVPENANDMFNILGGIHTTEAFIAVAPYTKNPAFSEVANKTLLRIALPDKNNENGLVGKDLIPYLENILNAITDEAVKETINKHIERCRKATNILPVTYEDDNQFVPIFNGKDLTGWSGYTKGFSAKYGKLVCLPTCHLNLFSEKQYANFILRFEFKLTPGANNGIGLRVPYMKHAAYDGMEIQILDDTAPESRGLKPYQYHGAIYGVLPPDKPAPLKKCGEWNQEEIVLQGMDISVRVNGVEILKANLNELASKPTPDEKDHLGLRNTSGHIALLGHGSQVEFRNIRIREIK